A region of Bacteroidota bacterium DNA encodes the following proteins:
- a CDS encoding 7-carboxy-7-deazaguanine synthase QueE, which translates to MSTATQPLAPEHGFTNEQGLAQRRTDSPRLGGVKRYATKAVWRTLQGEGVWAGRAAVFVRLAGCNMWSGEKADRDRDAARTGAACPLWCDTDFRKRGSVKLSADDLVAEVCQAADANAEDPVRFVVLTGGEPLLQADAALVQALHNASFEVATETNGTVPLARAFSTPEGDLVPPDWIVCSPKLPADQLALEWMDELKLVVPDYHPDAYAAFAERLRPHTVAGRPRRYGWLQPEDGPRRAEATRLAVALAQERPFWRVSVQTHKLLGVD; encoded by the coding sequence ATGAGCACAGCGACCCAGCCCCTCGCACCCGAGCATGGCTTCACGAACGAGCAAGGCTTGGCGCAGCGCCGAACCGACTCGCCCCGCCTGGGCGGCGTCAAGCGCTATGCGACGAAGGCCGTCTGGCGCACCCTCCAGGGCGAGGGCGTGTGGGCCGGGCGCGCGGCCGTGTTTGTGCGGTTGGCCGGCTGCAACATGTGGTCGGGCGAGAAGGCCGACCGCGACCGCGACGCAGCGCGCACGGGCGCGGCGTGCCCGCTCTGGTGTGATACCGACTTCCGCAAGCGCGGCAGCGTGAAGCTCTCCGCCGACGACCTCGTGGCGGAGGTCTGCCAGGCGGCGGACGCGAACGCCGAGGACCCCGTGCGCTTCGTGGTGTTGACCGGCGGTGAGCCGCTCCTGCAGGCAGACGCGGCGCTGGTGCAGGCGCTGCACAACGCCAGCTTTGAGGTGGCGACGGAGACGAACGGGACCGTCCCACTGGCCCGGGCCTTCTCGACGCCGGAGGGCGATCTCGTACCGCCGGACTGGATCGTATGCAGCCCGAAGCTACCCGCAGACCAACTCGCGCTGGAGTGGATGGACGAGCTGAAGCTGGTGGTGCCGGACTACCACCCCGATGCCTACGCGGCGTTCGCCGAACGGCTGCGCCCGCACACCGTCGCGGGCCGCCCGCGGCGCTACGGCTGGCTCCAGCCCGAGGACGGCCCGCGCCGCGCCGAAGCAACGCGCCTCGCCGTTGCCCTGGCTCAGGAGCGCCCGTTCTGGCGCGTCTCGGTCCAGACCCACAAGCTGCTCGGCGTCGACTGA